A single genomic interval of Lathyrus oleraceus cultivar Zhongwan6 chromosome 7, CAAS_Psat_ZW6_1.0, whole genome shotgun sequence harbors:
- the LOC127100835 gene encoding protein BONZAI 1, with product MGNCCSDIAGGRTAVGGTAGSLLNSANAPNDAVDNFFKSRGYHGLFSQIELSFSASGLRDRDVLSKSDPILVLYAKGKNGALEELGRTEVVLNSLNPTWITKQTLIYHFEVVQVLVFHVYDVDTQFHNADVKILKLEEQQFLGEATCALSEIITKSDGSLTLDLLRQDSIRSGDSQKCGKLKVHAEECVGSKTTVEMILRCSDLEYRDLFSKSDPFLIVSKVVESGAHIPICKTEAIKNDHHPTWKPLFLNIQQVGSKESPLIVECYNFNSSGKHDLLGKVQTSLVELEKLYSGGQGENLFLSGGHDSQAKVLKSRLFVDKFSESIQYTFLDYLAGGFELNFMLAVDYTASNGNSRLPDSLHYIDPSGRPNSYQRAIIEVGEVLQFYDADKRFPTWGFGARPIDGPVSHCFNLNGSNSYCEVDGIQGIMMAYTSALLNVSLAGPTLFGPVINNAALIASQSVANGGRKYFILLIITDGVVTDLQETKDALVKASDLPLSILIVGVGGADFKEMEILDADKGERLESSSGRVASRDIVQFVPFRDVQSGEISVVQALLAELPTQFLAYMRSRNIQPNV from the exons ATGGGAAATTGCTGCTCCGATATCGCCGGTGGACGCACGGCCGTCGGCGGAACAGCCGGAAGTTTGCTCAATTCGGCGAACGCTCCCAACGACGCCGTCGATAACTTCTTCAAGTCTCGCGGCTACCACGGTCTCTTCTCACAGATCGAG TTGTCGTTTTCTGCTTCTGGCTTGCGTGATCGAGATGTGCTCTCCAAG AGCGATCCAATACTGGTTCTTTATGCAAAAGGAAAAAATGGAGCACTTGAGGAACTTGGCCGGACAGAAGTAGTTTTGAATTCATTGAATCCGACATGGATTACTAAACAAACTCTCATTTATCATTTTGAGGTTGTTCAGGTTTTAGT GTTTCACGTTTATGATGTTGACACTCAGTTTCACAATGCAGATGTGAAG ATACTTAAGCTAGAAGAACAACAATTTCTAGGTGAGGCAACATGTGCATTATCTGAG ATAATTACAAAGTCTGATGGATCATTGACATTAGATTTACTCAGACAAGATTCTATCAGATCTGGCGACTCCCAAAAATGTGGGAAGCTCAAAGTTCATGCTGAGGAATGTGTTGGCTCAAAGACTACAGTAGAGATGATACTCAGGTGTTCAGATTTGGAATATAGGGACCTCTTCTCAAAGAGT GATCCCTTTTTAATAGTATCAAAAGTTGTGGAAAGTGGTGCCCATATTCCAATTTGCAAAACTGAAGCTATAAAGAATGATCACCACCCAACATGGAAGCCGTTGTTCTTGAATATTCAACAAGTGGGAAGCAAG GAAAGTCCATTGATAGTAGAGTGCTACAACTTTAATAGCAGTGGCAAACATGATTTGTTGGG AAAAGTGCAGACATCTTTGGTAGAGTTGGAGAAGCTCTATTCTGGTGGCCAAGGAGAAAATTTATTTTTGTCTGGTGGTCATGATTCTCAGGCCAAG GTTTTGAAGAGTCGGCTATTTGTGGATAAATTTTCTGAAAGCATCCAATATACTTTCCTGGATTACCTGGCTGGGGGATTTGAATTGAACTTCATGCTGGCCGTTGATTATACAG CGTCAAATGGCAATTCACGCCTTCCAGATTCTTTGCATTATATTGATCCTTCAGGACGTCCAAATTCATACCAGAGA GCAATCATTGAGGTTGGAGAGGTGTTACAGTTTTATGATGCAGACAAGCGATTTCCGACGTGGGGATTTGGAGCACGGCCAATTGATGGTCCGGTCTCCCATTGTTTCAACTTGAATGGAAGCAATAGTTACTGTGAG GTGGATGGTATTCAAGGAATTATGATGGCATACACAAGTGCTCTGCTTAACGTTTCTCTTGCAGGACCAACACTTTTTGGACCTGTCATAAATAATGCCGCACTTATTGCCAGCCAATCTGTAGCAAATGGTGGAAGAAAGTACTTTATCTTGTTGATAATCACA GATGGAGTAGTGACAGATCTTCAAGAAACAAAAGATGCACTGGTTAAAGCATCAGACTTGCCATTATCAATCCTTATTGTTGGCGTAGGAGGAGCTGATTTCAAAGAAATGGAG ATCTTGGATGCAGACAAGGGGGAAAGGCTTGAAAGTTCATCTGGACGTGTTGCCTCACGTGATATAGTCCAGTTTGTTCCATTTCGGGATGTTCAAA GTGGTGAAATTTCAGTAGTTCAAGCACTTCTAGCAGAATTACCTACTCAATTTTTAGCTTACATGCGGAGCAGAAATATCCAACCAAATGTTTAG